Within Lolium rigidum isolate FL_2022 chromosome 5, APGP_CSIRO_Lrig_0.1, whole genome shotgun sequence, the genomic segment TAGCATCATGAATAGCATGTTTAACTGCCATAAGGTTCCAAAAACTTAACCAAGCTACAAACGTGAGAACTACTAACAGTTACCACAAAGCATAAAGTTGGTATCTGCTATTGGAGGCTGGGTCCTTTCAAAGGGATCAGCTGGATCCAAATCATGGACACTAGGATCCAAAGAGATATAGCGATACGACCAATCTGATGTGAAACGAAGCCGTGCTCCTCTTGAGGCCCTGCTATCCACCTGAAGCATCTCACGTTGTTGTGCAAAAAACGCCTCATTGTAATCTTtgtcatgaacctcaaaggtcaTTAACTCTAGCACTCTAGCATTTAGTAGAAAGAATGTGGCGAAATCAACATGTGACTTGATGCCCCGATAATGCCGGCAAACAACTGTCTTCAGACGGATGTCGAGAGATCTTATAAGATTCTGGTGTTTACGACGCCACAAGTTGGTTTTCCCTGGTCCATCTGACTGAAAATGAACATAGACAAATAAAAACCAATCATTTAGGAACAGTAAATAGATCAAACGAGTAATGAATACTACGAACAAACATCACAGATGAATTGTCACCTGAAGGTACAGCTTTTCCAAAGACGGGAAGCATCTCATCAAGTCAATAACAACATCCAGACTAAGAGCTTTCATATCAACAGCTAAAATCTTGACAGTGCGCACCGTTGTTGTGAAGCTATGAACACGCAATTCCTTCATGAAACATGGAAGATAACATTAGGCCAAATATAAGTGCAGGTGCTAGGTAATCCATCAGCGCAAAGAAATGCAGACTAGTGGAAAGGGCACAGCTACCTGAATAACTGTGGAGTCAAACACGAGCCTGGAACTAGAACCAGAAGAAAGGTAGCCTAAGGTCTCCAATTTAGGCGCAGAGATTACCGATATATGCAGGAAATAACATAAACCAAGTTGGAGCAATCTTTTTAGAGAAGGGGCATTCTCAATAACAAGTTCCGGAAATTCGAGCCCTGTCTGATAGCTAAAACCTCTCACGCCTATGCTTCGAAGGCTACTGGAGTTGATTCGGACACAACGGAAGCCGGTGCTATCATGAATCAGCAAGCACTCCAGAGCAGGGCAAGCAGCAAGCAGGGTGTGTAGCGAGGTTTCGGAGATGCTGACCCGGTTAAGCGCGAGCTTCTGAAGCTTGGGGAAGAGAAGCGCTTGGACGGTGCTGTCGGTAAGGTGGCACTCTCCGATGGTGGCAACACGGAGGGTGTCAGAGAAGCGGAAGGCAGCCGCCGGCAGTGGCTGCGGCGTTGCCGGTGGAAATAGTAAGTAAAACGTGTAGCTGCACAGCTCAAGCTCCTGGAGGTTGTCCAGGGCGGGGGACCGGAGCCAGGCTTCGGCTCGGTCGCCGTGGAGATGGTACACGGGCGCGCAGAAGCGGCGGCCGGGGCCCTGGTGGACGGCGAGGATGCGCGATATGATGGCGTCGCGGGCATGCCTGTCGAATAGGTAAGGAGTGCAGTGGAGGTTGAGGGGGGCGGAGCGCCAGAGGCGGCGCCACCGGGAGGCGaggacctgggtgcgcgcgcCTTCCTTGGTGGGGAGGAGGGAGATGATTTCCCCGAGGACGGCGTCGGGGAGGTCGCTGATTCGGTCGCTGCCGCCTCCTTCCGctccgggcagcggcggcggcggcggcacctgGTCCCCCGCCGTAGGTCCCGGACCGCGCCCTTCTGAAGCCGCCCCAACCTCGGGCGAGCCGAGCTCAGCGGACTTCCTCTTCCTCGAGCATCGGCCGGCCACCTCCATCTCGGATCTGAAcagattttgaaattttgttctccaatttttctttttaagttagatattgaaaaagaaaaatattaacaaaagaaacagcaaaaaaagaaaaaaacgtacctactactaatgggccgcggcccaatcaaccggcctggtcggtggggtgtgcggtggcccgtacacaccgaccaggtcggtgtacagcACTCCCCCTAGGGTCTGTCTGGGGCGGCGTTGCTGGAGCGGAGACGAGGTCGAGGACCAGCACAAAGTGATGAAACCAAATGGTAGCCCAGCCCGGACCAGTACTGTAGCATGCTCCAGGAACGTtactgggtcccgcatgtcagaagAGCTTCACTCTGCTTCGTCTCTTTCGCCAATTGATCACCAATGTTTCGGATTTGGCTGCTTGCTTGGCTACCGCTTTTTAATTTTGTCCATTTatcaaaaataaaattttaaaaataaaggaTAAACTAGTTGAAAAAGATAGTTCTACATATGCAACTTAGAAAGCTGGAGTGCAATCCCCTATAGTACAGATATTTCAGATAACCGAAGAAAGGACTGAAAATGTTAGATTATAAggtgagaaagagaaagagatgagCTACAAATCTATATGTAACTATTATTCAATTCTGTCTTTATTGCACAAACAACTAAGCCTTACATGTCTTTTGCATAAAACGTCAACTATAGGTGTAATCTGTTGCATAAATGTTAAAATATGGGATTATACTGCTTAACAACAAATCCGACGGTTAGGATGTACATGCCAGTGATGATGTGGCGTCCATGTGTCATGAACTAGACTCTTTTTCAAGCATTTTAAAATATATGAAAAATCTGAACAAGTTTAAAGAAATTTAGATCTTCCGTGTGAAATATTTATCCTTGTTTGTAAGATTCCGCCAAAATTTGGTGACACGTGGATGCCACATCATCACTGTCATGTGGGTCCTGACCATCAGATTTGTTGTCAAACAGTTTAGTCCTAGATTCGGACCTTTGTGCAACAGATTGCATGTGTAGTTAGTGGTTTATGCAAAAGACACATAAATTGAGTAGTTTGTCAAAACAGATAATAATAGTGAGTGGTTTGTGCAATTTCATCCTCCAATTTTATCATGCTAGCAATGATGTACTGGGAAAACTCTTTGCATAGCAAGAGATTATTTGCGTATCCATGCATGTCACAATTTGTCTTCATTCTCCTATCTCAGCTGAATGCTAAAGACCTTCACAATTTTGTCTCTAAACACAAGAAAACAAAATGGATACCACAAACTTGACCAATACTATCAACCAGGTCACGCTCATTTAAAAAAAGAAGTGAAGTGATTGGATGGTGTTGTTGGAGAGGTTGCATCCTCCGATAATGACAACGCGGGGGGGGTGGTCCAAAAGCGAAGCATGGATGCCGACAACATATGGTGTTGGTCGTACCATACATTGGTGTACCATACACCGAGCTCTTGTAGGCTATCCAAGGTGGGGGAGCGGAACCAGGTGTCCATGGCCGCTCTGTCTACCCCCTCCATACAGGTGGCCGATGCAGAAACATCGGCCATGGCTTTGGTGGGAGGAAAGGATGTGTGATACAACACAAGCGAAGTCATCCTCACACTTGACGAGGCGACATCAATCGAGGTTAAGAGGGGCGGAACGTCAGAGGTGGCGCATCGGGACGCCAGTTGGTGTGGTCGCATGCCTTGCTGGGGAGCAAGGAGATGATGTCGCCAAGGACATCGTCGGGGAGGTTGCTCATGCGGTCTATACCTCCTCCATCATCATCGTCCCCGAGCAACACCAATCTGCTCCTCTTCGGACTAGGACTCCCGTCATCATCTCCATGGAGCATCGGCGAGGCTAGGGTTTGCCTCAATCAAAGGGGCCCATTGTTCTGGGAGCCAGCCGAGCAAAGAAGGCGGAGCAGCGGAGATGTGTGGGGTGGCCGGCGGTGATTCGATGAGGGTTGTTGTGGCACTGGAAGAGGGGAGCTCTCGAACCAACTATTTTGCTCTAATAACCCGCAAAGAAAAATCTGCTCTATTAAAGATGCCTGATAATAGATGATATTTGGTTACAAGTTACAAGTCAATCTGATCACAAAATACAAAACTAGCTTTCTGAGTTCTGACATAGACTAGAACTGACTTGATCTTCAAAACATAGCCTGAAGAGATGGGAAACATAGGTGTATTTCCAGGCCACATGTGAACCTTGAACAAATGGCATGGTAAACTTAATTTCTAGCTCGAGATCACTATGAACATATTGCTGCTAAACACAATGGGCATCAATATAGCTTCACCATAAATAAATCAGTCAAGTGCTAGATACATCAATAATAAATCATAACAAGACTAGCCATATATCTACAGTACAATCACATACTTATTTTAGGTTGTACGCCGGAGAAAAATCGCTGTGGTGCTACTATCTCTCTACTACACAAGGCTCCTCATCTTGCGCTTCAGCCACATGGTCCGGATATCTACACTCAGCGAGAGGAAAATCTCCCGGCTGCTCGCGTCCAAGAAGACGTCCGGTGCGAGCGATTTCTCGACCGGTGACAGCTCCGCCATGCCATTCATCACCTCGATGCACCGCGTGATGCTGTACCTGTTGTCAACATGGCTCTCCGGCTGCTTGCTGTTGTTCTCCCTATGAAACTTGGAGTGGTCAGTGTGCCCATCCATGACGTCAGATGTCCCGTCCTCACTGGGCCTCCTCGAGAACCGCCATTGCTCTCCCCGTGATTCCTCAGCAGGCCTCCTGGAGAGCGGCCATGACTCTGGCCGCACCTGGGTCAGCGGTTTCGGGTACAGGTGCCCGTTCATAGTATGAACTTCCACGCCCACCAGAGTATCCTGTTGGAATGAAGACTCTCTGGATACTGGAGATGGGGGGATAGGTGACAGTGGGCGATTCATGTAATaatcatcttcatcgtcatcatcatcacttgAGTCAAGTTCTGTTCCATTCCTTTCATTAGCTGCAGGTGCGGTAAGAATACTTCGACTATCCATAATAACACCAACTGCAGAACATGAACGGAAAATGTTGATTTTAAATACAGATTTAAAGGAATACTTGAGATTAAGTCATCATCACAATCAGGGGGGTAGCAAGCATCAGAAAGAACAAATCCAAAATATTGTGCCAAACATCTTTAAGAAAATAAGTATTAGGATAGAACCCATCAAGCAAATTCCATTATATCAAAAAATAATATGCAGCATAAAGCAAGCTATTCTAGAGGGTCCTGAAACCAGAAAGCATTCCAGGGTACCTGTAACCAGATCACCTACCCACTTCGACTCATTGAAGTCAAAAGAACACCACTTAACTCTTAACACCATATattcagagttttttttttttgcaaggatACTGAGAGGGTTGTCAATGCTGCCATATGTCTATAACTGGACGCATAATCTAAATAATCGACTGTTTTCCTGCTAAACATCTATTTATCCCATTTAGTCACTGAAATACAGTTTATTTCTACTAATCTATCTAGGCAAAGTTGAGCAAGTTATTTTGGGATGGAAGGAGTATTACTAACATAACTAATTTATAATATTGTGTACTGCTGTCCACAATATGTACCATATAGGCACATATTTGCAAGTAGACTATAATGTAGAGCATAGctggtaaaagaaaaaaaaaaacaatgtatGTCTTTTTCAATTAATTTTAAACGATTGGGGCAAAAAAATGTTTTCCGGCCAATTAAAAATATAAACAAGGATACGTAAATGTCTTTTCACAACATTGACTTTAACATTGCAATTCAGTAGTTCGCTAATTCCAAGAGTTCACACCAGTTTAACCTTACCTTTTCTTCCATACGGGTTTTTACAATCATCACATTTACAGTTGATGGAGCATCCTGCTCCTCCCTTCAAATACAGAAGAAACTTGTCACGGGCTGAGACAAGAGAAAACTAACAGGATAGAGTTGGATACAAACCTGATAGCAGTCACAGTATTTCTTAAGACAGCTTGACTTTTTGCACGTGCATTTTCTTCTAAAAATGTCCATTGGAGATCTTATAAGTTGTTCCTAGAGAGAATAAAAATAGCAGGACCATCATAAACAGAACGAGAAAATAGTTAGGGCATTTACAGGG encodes:
- the LOC124653795 gene encoding protein lin-54-like, which encodes MPAEEEPPNPPPPLEPSGSEAPPDDPVPAPAPPPPPALPTPAAPATEAAAPASVPLPPPAAVWTAVSPPAEANGNSDRKKKRRADDADGCRTCSCKKSRCLKLYCVCFASGSHCSELCGCEPCYNKPVHGVPRNAPGLPLQVVRPAEVGQDTAEQLIRSPMDIFRRKCTCKKSSCLKKYCDCYQGGAGCSINCKCDDCKNPYGRKVGVIMDSRSILTAPAANERNGTELDSSDDDDDEDDYYMNRPLSPIPPSPVSRESSFQQDTLVGVEVHTMNGHLYPKPLTQVRPESWPLSRRPAEESRGEQWRFSRRPSEDGTSDVMDGHTDHSKFHRENNSKQPESHVDNRYSITRCIEVMNGMAELSPVEKSLAPDVFLDASSREIFLSLSVDIRTMWLKRKMRSLV
- the LOC124655708 gene encoding putative F-box/LRR-repeat protein At4g15060, which produces MEVAGRCSRKRKSAELGSPEVGAASEGRGPGPTAGDQVPPPPPLPGAEGGGSDRISDLPDAVLGEIISLLPTKEGARTQVLASRWRRLWRSAPLNLHCTPYLFDRHARDAIISRILAVHQGPGRRFCAPVYHLHGDRAEAWLRSPALDNLQELELCSYTFYLLFPPATPQPLPAAAFRFSDTLRVATIGECHLTDSTVQALLFPKLQKLALNRVSISETSLHTLLAACPALECLLIHDSTGFRCVRINSSSLRSIGVRGFSYQTGLEFPELVIENAPSLKRLLQLGLCYFLHISVISAPKLETLGYLSSGSSSRLVFDSTVIQELRVHSFTTTVRTVKILAVDMKALSLDVVIDLMRCFPSLEKLYLQSDGPGKTNLWRRKHQNLIRSLDIRLKTVVCRHYRGIKSHVDFATFFLLNARVLELMTFEVHDKDYNEAFFAQQREMLQVDSRASRGARLRFTSDWSYRYISLDPSVHDLDPADPFERTQPPIADTNFMLCGNC